The sequence TGAATTGAAAAAAAGAATTGGATTTAATTTCAGTTATTTCAATCAAAGTAACACTTATACTAAAAAAACTCATTTTTATAGATTAAAACTAGATGGCCTTTCTGCACAAGAAAGACGATATACTTTTTCCTATTCTAGTACAAATAATCTCCCATCAAAAGAAACCCAAGAATTTGACTGGTGGGGGTATTACAACGGAAAAGATCCTAATGGTTGGTTATTCCCTCCTCATTCCGACTACACTTCATCTTGGGCACATAACACTACTACTGGATTCTATAGGTCTCCAGATAGTAACTACTCAATAAAAGGTGTACTTAATAGAATCACTTATCCTACTGGAGGCTATACTCAATACATATATGAACCTAATGATGTCCAATTAAGAGATAACTCAATTTATGAATGGGAAGATTCTCCTGAACTTACACCCAATGGACCAAAGAGAAATGTGGAAATAGGTGGTTTAAGAATATCAAAGGTGAAAGATTACGATATAGATGGGACACTAACTAAGACTCATGAATATAACTATACGGACGCCAACGACACCAATCTATCCTCAGGCTTGTTATTGGATGAAGAAATGAGATTTAGAAATGATTATGAAGTGAAAAAAGTATATAATACATTATGCGATGGACTTGATTCTCCTTTCCCTTCAGGGACTGGCTGCAAGGCTCAATATTCACAGTTAAGCTCCAATCCAATAACTTCAATTCATTCAATTGCAGATGGTTCTTTTTATGGATATTCAAGAGTAGAAGAATTAATAATAGACATTAACGACGCTTCTAATTCATATAAAATCATATCAGAATTTGTCAATAAGCCATACCAAGTAAGTGTTATCGCACCATATTCTGATAAAGCAATAAGTTATTTTGGAAGTGGAGGTTGTCATGAATATTTAAAACCTCTTTCTATACGAAATGTAAAATGGCCTAGATCACTTAGCGAAAACAATGGAAAGATTGATTACCAAGAAATGTATGACTCGGATGGAGTAAAAATCAAATCAATAGACTACAATTATTTATCCCTAGGAACGAATGAAAGATATTACGCTGGAGTAAAATCATTTGGTGGTTATACCTCAGGAGGCCCTATAGGAACGAATACTAAACTAGTCGCATTTCAGAATTACCCTGTTTCTATAAGGAAACCTGTTTTAGGATCCATGATAGAGGTAACACATTTTAATACTCGTGATCTCACTTCTTCAACAGGTTACTCCTATAACTCAAAGTGGTTACCAAAATCAAAAACTTATTCCACGAGCGATGGTGATGCTCTTGTTACTAAATACTATTATCCAGTGGATTACACAGACCATGATATTGCCTTTGATTTAGTTCAGTCTAATATAGTTGCTAAACCAATTAAAATAGAGGAAGTCAAAAAAGGAAATCTTATCTCAGGTACAGTGTATGATTATGATGCTTGGGGCAAGCCTACAGAAGAATATAGATATGAGTCTGATGATTTAAAAGCTCCTGAAGCCCATGATCCAGAATCATTGATCCCTTCAGGATATAGTAGCATTAATGAAATTTCTTATGTAGGAAGTAAAGTGAGTCAAATTGAAAGTAGATCCGGTATTAATAAAAGCTATATCTGGGGCTATAACCATCGTTACCCAATTGCAATAGCTGAAAACGCCAATAAAAATGAGATTGGATATTCAAGTTTTGAAAGCGGTTTCGATAGTTGGGAAGTGAGTTATGGAACAGTTCCTGATGATGGTGTTACTGGTAAAAAGTGTATAGAGCCAATAGATGCTTCAATA is a genomic window of Marinobacter alexandrii containing:
- a CDS encoding RHS repeat domain-containing protein — its product is MLSTRNKNIFYLLYFLGNFLFAQDFYIPKFDEIVEPSPQAATLGQYGFLPPNQYMGTPNIGISLYEIEFEELTIPLSLSYYMPGLRPNDEASWVGLGWSLNATSVITRSIKGRDDLLDQYSDIEIGWIFRKSLLELTDNPEDGYWDGSTQTLLSGSDLDRVDAGDDIDMEPDIWSVSLFGKSIKFILGHYSYPDPEIEVIVLNEKNYKISFNKDTKIFKVIDNIGYEYIFDLILTSNGIGSNVPGTWKTPSSWYLSKIISPNSTGKSIEFNYSSKIEVKSGRNWFQYGKANYNILQGNWTGQTAPQFQVPCDPFFNSSLYSNSGFGPSKYYIGLNYSLSEEVYLTSIINGPEKVEFNTSDREDLETKEANEHAQKLDNISIYFGSELKKRIGFNFSYFNQSNTYTKKTHFYRLKLDGLSAQERRYTFSYSSTNNLPSKETQEFDWWGYYNGKDPNGWLFPPHSDYTSSWAHNTTTGFYRSPDSNYSIKGVLNRITYPTGGYTQYIYEPNDVQLRDNSIYEWEDSPELTPNGPKRNVEIGGLRISKVKDYDIDGTLTKTHEYNYTDANDTNLSSGLLLDEEMRFRNDYEVKKVYNTLCDGLDSPFPSGTGCKAQYSQLSSNPITSIHSIADGSFYGYSRVEELIIDINDASNSYKIISEFVNKPYQVSVIAPYSDKAISYFGSGGCHEYLKPLSIRNVKWPRSLSENNGKIDYQEMYDSDGVKIKSIDYNYLSLGTNERYYAGVKSFGGYTSGGPIGTNTKLVAFQNYPVSIRKPVLGSMIEVTHFNTRDLTSSTGYSYNSKWLPKSKTYSTSDGDALVTKYYYPVDYTDHDIAFDLVQSNIVAKPIKIEEVKKGNLISGTVYDYDAWGKPTEEYRYESDDLKAPEAHDPESLIPSGYSSINEISYVGSKVSQIESRSGINKSYIWGYNHRYPIAIAENANKNEIGYSSFESGFDSWEVSYGTVPDDGVTGKKCIEPIDASIKSKHQFPPGTYRISMYSKNINGTGGTISIQNYGGIAPFWPGNNEWKYDERIVTLNNTEYLTFESSAQSGIYIDDLKVMPIDAEMTTYTYDPLIGITHVVDPNGKIHEYQYDEKGRLIEIRDPEGMLLKSYEYHLTTD